From Candidatus Binataceae bacterium, a single genomic window includes:
- a CDS encoding class I SAM-dependent methyltransferase, whose protein sequence is MDSAIEAVLRRYEERAAAETKRMQELAPAEFTKHIDEFLLAVGPATGQLMNLLIKEAKARTILELGTSHGYSTVWLAEAARATSGKVISMDVHPGKQEYARRALSSAGLAEFAEFKLGDARESIAALPGPIDFVLLDLWKDLYIPCFDLFYPKLGSGAMVIADNMIFPEFSRRDAEDYRRHVRAKSDLQSVLLPVGSGLEVSRCTRGLEFK, encoded by the coding sequence GTGGATAGTGCTATCGAAGCGGTTCTGCGCAGGTACGAGGAGCGCGCGGCTGCCGAGACAAAACGGATGCAGGAGCTAGCTCCGGCCGAGTTCACCAAACACATCGACGAGTTTCTGCTGGCGGTCGGACCGGCGACCGGTCAGTTGATGAACCTCCTCATCAAAGAGGCAAAGGCGCGCACCATCCTCGAGCTGGGCACCTCACACGGCTACTCGACGGTGTGGCTCGCCGAGGCCGCGCGCGCGACCAGCGGCAAGGTCATCTCGATGGATGTCCACCCCGGCAAACAGGAATACGCCCGCCGAGCACTGAGTAGCGCGGGCTTGGCTGAGTTCGCGGAATTCAAACTCGGGGACGCGCGCGAATCGATCGCGGCGCTCCCGGGACCCATCGACTTCGTGCTGCTGGATTTGTGGAAGGACCTCTACATCCCGTGCTTCGACCTTTTCTATCCGAAGCTGGGCAGCGGCGCGATGGTAATCGCGGACAACATGATATTCCCGGAATTTTCCCGCAGGGACGCCGAGGACTACCGCAGGCATGTCCGCGCGAAGTCCGACCTCCAATCGGTGTTGCTGCCGGTTGGGAGTGGGCTCGAAGTCAGTCGCTGCACGCGCGGCCTCGAGTTCAAATGA
- a CDS encoding acyl-CoA dehydrogenase family protein, giving the protein MDFNWSPEQEKYRAEARSWLEANRPSPLGKNDDPEFAGDDAQWQRLKQWHKRLYEAGWAGLTWPKEFGGRGATFIEQVIFQQELGRQGLPMGCNTLGVIMTGPALMQWGTEEQKKRYLQPILAGDEIWCEGMSEPGAGSDLAALQTRAELKGDYFVVNGQKVWTTIAHRSHFCQLFVRTDPEAPKHKGLSALLVDMKSPGVTVRPLKQITGDSEFNEIFFEDAKVPKQNLLGPLNQGWQVLVSTLMHERFGIGETLGGTEQILAQLVEMAKGIQLDGHRAIEEDDIRQQLAQFAIEVTAKKYNGLRTLSRRLKGLLPGPEASVSKLISTELGQRMTKFSARLLGEYAMLEPHSPFAPHGDWMKRILQSESMTIAGGTSPVQKNMIGERVLGLPKG; this is encoded by the coding sequence ATGGATTTCAACTGGTCGCCCGAACAGGAAAAGTATCGTGCTGAGGCCCGCTCGTGGCTTGAAGCCAATCGGCCCAGCCCGCTTGGCAAAAACGACGATCCCGAGTTTGCCGGCGACGATGCGCAATGGCAGCGCCTCAAGCAGTGGCACAAGCGGCTGTATGAAGCCGGCTGGGCGGGGCTCACCTGGCCCAAGGAATTCGGCGGCCGTGGCGCCACTTTCATAGAACAGGTCATTTTTCAGCAGGAACTCGGTCGACAGGGACTGCCGATGGGCTGCAACACGCTGGGCGTCATCATGACCGGGCCGGCTTTGATGCAGTGGGGAACCGAGGAACAAAAAAAGCGCTACCTGCAACCCATCCTCGCTGGCGACGAGATCTGGTGCGAGGGCATGTCGGAACCGGGAGCGGGTTCCGACCTGGCCGCACTGCAGACGCGCGCGGAGTTGAAGGGCGACTACTTTGTGGTCAACGGCCAGAAAGTATGGACCACGATCGCGCATCGCTCCCACTTCTGCCAGCTATTCGTGCGTACCGATCCCGAGGCGCCCAAGCACAAGGGGTTGAGTGCACTGCTGGTTGATATGAAATCGCCGGGCGTGACGGTCCGACCGCTCAAGCAAATCACCGGCGACTCCGAGTTCAACGAGATTTTTTTCGAGGACGCAAAGGTTCCCAAGCAGAATTTGCTCGGACCGCTCAACCAGGGATGGCAGGTGCTGGTCTCCACCCTAATGCACGAGCGGTTCGGGATCGGCGAGACCCTGGGCGGCACTGAACAGATCCTCGCGCAGCTCGTCGAGATGGCCAAAGGAATTCAGCTCGATGGTCATCGCGCGATCGAGGAAGACGACATCCGTCAGCAACTCGCCCAGTTTGCGATCGAAGTGACGGCCAAGAAGTACAACGGGCTGCGCACGCTGTCGCGCCGTCTCAAGGGATTATTGCCCGGCCCGGAGGCATCGGTTTCTAAACTGATCTCGACCGAGTTGGGTCAGCGGATGACCAAGTTCTCCGCACGGCTGCTCGGCGAGTATGCGATGCTGGAGCCGCACTCGCCGTTTGCCCCGCATGGCGACTGGATGAAGCGAATCCTGCAGTCGGAATCGATGACGATCGCGGGCGGCACCTCGCCGGTGCAGAAGAACATGATCGGCGAGCGTGTGCTCGGTCTGCCCAAGGGCTGA
- a CDS encoding VOC family protein — protein sequence MFNGIDHFVIVVPELEAAIRDYTAAGFTVVRGGRHNIGSHNALIALADGAYIELIAFLDSVGGHPWYAALEKGGGLVDFCMQTDDLEADAEAMRQAGVPMSAANPMTRDRPDGFRLSWVLSIPGPPFNGRAPFLIKDETPRDERVPRQRSHHNGVTGLRIMTVAVADPGATSVPYARVLGRPAVPIQRPDLDGVGVRFTIGPHAIELVAPKSEEGPLVDWIKLRGQSPFGVVLAGGSGARLDPALLQGARLTIG from the coding sequence ATGTTCAACGGTATCGATCACTTCGTGATTGTCGTTCCCGAATTGGAAGCGGCCATCCGCGACTATACGGCAGCCGGGTTCACGGTAGTTCGGGGCGGACGCCACAATATCGGCTCGCATAACGCACTGATCGCGCTGGCCGATGGTGCCTACATCGAATTGATCGCGTTCCTTGATTCGGTCGGCGGGCATCCCTGGTACGCCGCCTTGGAGAAAGGCGGTGGCCTGGTCGACTTCTGCATGCAGACCGATGATCTCGAAGCCGACGCGGAAGCAATGCGCCAGGCCGGCGTTCCAATGAGCGCCGCCAACCCGATGACGCGCGACCGGCCGGACGGCTTTCGGCTCAGTTGGGTGCTTTCCATCCCCGGCCCGCCGTTCAATGGGAGAGCACCTTTTCTGATCAAGGATGAAACTCCGCGCGATGAACGCGTGCCGCGGCAACGATCACATCACAACGGCGTGACCGGCCTGAGGATTATGACGGTCGCAGTCGCGGATCCGGGCGCAACCAGTGTCCCGTATGCACGCGTGCTTGGCCGTCCCGCGGTGCCAATCCAGCGGCCGGACCTCGATGGCGTTGGGGTGCGGTTTACCATCGGGCCGCACGCGATCGAGTTGGTCGCACCGAAGAGCGAGGAGGGTCCGCTGGTCGATTGGATCAAGCTGCGCGGGCAATCTCCTTTTGGCGTAGTGCTGGCCGGCGGCTCCGGCGCCCGGCTCGATCCCGCCCTGCTGCAGGGCGCGCGTTTGACCATAGGTTAA
- a CDS encoding LLM class flavin-dependent oxidoreductase — translation MASPVSFGFTIPQRGVLFGVATWPQMIALAREADRIALFDSLWVGDSVMAKPRPDSISLLGALSAATTRVRLGVGCMASFPIRDPIVFALQWATLDLISGGRMVLVVCTGIVAGGVSAREGSAWGIKDTARGNRMAENIEICRRLWSEDRVSFQGKYHSFNDVTVTPRPIQQPCPIWIAANPQPHEAEKPLRRVVRIADGWMSANAFPGLFAANWEKLAGHLKEAGKDPATYPTIAYHNININPDRDAALQESKRFLDEYYGPVFAPPMVEGWTAAGTPKQCAEDLRAIARAGAKTITLRITSWDQAGQFQRLVHEVLPLVNQ, via the coding sequence ATGGCCAGCCCAGTCAGTTTCGGATTCACGATTCCGCAGCGCGGGGTTCTCTTTGGAGTCGCAACCTGGCCCCAGATGATCGCGCTGGCGCGCGAAGCCGATCGGATTGCGCTGTTCGACTCGCTGTGGGTTGGCGATAGCGTGATGGCCAAGCCGCGCCCCGATTCGATTTCCCTGCTCGGCGCGCTCTCCGCAGCAACCACCCGCGTGAGGCTTGGGGTCGGATGCATGGCCAGCTTTCCGATTCGTGATCCGATCGTGTTTGCCCTTCAGTGGGCGACGCTGGATCTGATTTCCGGCGGCCGGATGGTGCTGGTGGTTTGCACCGGAATTGTCGCGGGAGGAGTGAGTGCGCGTGAGGGCAGCGCGTGGGGAATCAAGGATACCGCGCGCGGCAACCGGATGGCGGAAAATATCGAGATTTGCCGGCGGCTCTGGAGCGAGGACCGTGTCAGTTTCCAGGGCAAGTATCACTCGTTCAACGACGTCACGGTCACACCGCGGCCGATTCAGCAACCCTGTCCCATCTGGATCGCGGCCAACCCGCAGCCGCACGAGGCCGAGAAGCCGCTGCGGCGCGTGGTGCGAATTGCCGACGGCTGGATGTCAGCTAACGCGTTTCCCGGACTCTTCGCCGCAAACTGGGAGAAGCTCGCCGGACATCTGAAAGAGGCTGGCAAGGATCCCGCGACCTACCCAACCATCGCGTATCACAACATCAACATTAATCCCGACCGCGATGCGGCGCTGCAGGAATCGAAACGCTTCCTCGACGAATACTACGGACCGGTGTTCGCGCCGCCAATGGTCGAGGGGTGGACCGCGGCCGGCACCCCCAAGCAGTGCGCAGAAGACTTGCGCGCGATCGCACGCGCCGGTGCCAAGACCATAACCCTCCGTATCACGTCGTGGGACCAGGCGGGGCAGTTCCAGCGCCTCGTGCACGAGGTGCTGCCGCTGGTTAATCAGTAA